The Clavelina lepadiformis chromosome 1, kaClaLepa1.1, whole genome shotgun sequence genome segment CCTTATGATTTTTCGTGAATTAAGTTTGTTGTTGAATTTAATAAAACGGGTTATAATGTAATGGTTGCTGGACgaacaaaatctttcaaaaacattttaaatgcagtCAACTAGATGAAATCAATAACTTGGTAATCTAAAATAATGTTCAAAAGTATTAGGTGTAACATCAAATGCCCTCTACAAGCGTTTTGATAAATTGAAACTTCATTTGCGGCTGTTGATAGACAGCGCAAGGATTATAATTACAAAGCACAATTCAATGTTTGATGAGCGCTTCTGCTTTGGTTTGGTTTGCCCTTTCCGCCGCTTTTTCTTCTCTAGAACTAGAACATCACATTCCAGGTGCCTATAATTCCTGGTATCTGCTGAACAGGATAGATTTCAGGCTATACTGATCTATATTACCATGGTTAACTACTACCTTAATGATTTCAGTTTTACTTTAGTATGACATCCAATAGGATAGTACAATATTTATACCAATTTGTAAATGCATGAACTGTGAGATCAAGGTAACTGCtgtttcttggttgactgtttaTTGGTgtcaaaaatgaaaagtaaGCAATGATCCTGTTGCATTCTGATAAGCTCTTCGTTCGCCTTTTTACTTTTAACTGGTTATATACAtaattaatgtttaaaaacacCTACTTGTACTGCAAAAATCATAttgttttttcctttttttcatTATAGTGATTTGTTGCACTTCACAATGACAAGTTTCCCATCTTTAACGAGGTAAACCACATTGACGCAGGGTGTCGGGCTGGAGCAAGTTGGCTTCCCTTTTTTACTTTCTTCGCACACATAAATGGAGCAACCAGCTTCAGCCGACAGCAATTACCGATATCCAGGGAAGAAGACAATTAGGTATGTACGTCATGACAAAAATTAAGATGGTCTCTGCATAGTATTATCCATAAATATCTCAGCTAATTTTAACTTGTAGTTTCTGAAGTGTTTTTACTTTCAGTTTAGCttttatatgatttaaaaCTGTCTGGTAAATGGCGAGTTGGTATTAAACTATATAAACATGTATAGGTAAATGACAAGTAGATCGAAAAAGGGATTTCATAAAGAGGAAAATAaagataaatattttagttaagagCAATTTGGATTTCTGGAAGAACTGGTGATACATGTAAAAATAATCGTATTCAAActaaacaaaagaaaagttgAAGACGAAGTAACGCACTTTTGTtcgaaataaaatgtaaaagttttacttaatCTTTCAGGGATGGTTTGGAGAGAAGACAGTTAAGCATAATTTGGTATTCTATTTCCAGAGCTGACAAGAGGACAAAATAAGTTGAATCAACGCATAATATCTTTTGCACAGCGTTAAAACTTGTACATGATACAATGCACGAATCAACCTGGACAAGATATCTCGCTCTCAGCTACCTTACTATATCCTGCCTATTTATCTCAAGTAATACCATCTTTGCTTTTATAACTTTAGAATAAGTTTAACTTCTAAAAgtaattatgtttttattgaCACCATCATTTCCCGGAACGAACTATATTAAAGCAGTAAGGTTTCCATCTAATATTAAGACTAAACGTATACCTTAAACTTGTAAGCTTGTGAAAGCTATTTGaacttattaaaaaaaattttcattgtaaTGTTACAAGCTTTCCATGCTTTCGATAAACACTAAACAGGAACTTTCAACTATTAATAGAAATTCGCTTCCTTATCTAACCGATATTTTGCCTTTCTATTTTATGGTCTTGAAAACGAATGTGTGGACAGATGAATTTCCGAACTTATCGCCAACTCAGATAAGAACTGTTTAGTAACTAGGGAATAAGTCCCATTTTTAACGCCATTTTGCTGAAAGGAATCAATTTCAAGCCCTTGATTAATGGCTGTAACGACCAACAACGCAAATGGGACAAATTACTTGCTTAAAATTAACTGCAATATCTCTGACCGCAGTTTCCTTTCATGTTTGTTGTGACATTAAACACTCTCTGGGGAAGATGGTTTCAAATGTATTGGATTATTTACAATACTTCATTTGTTTAATTGTAGTCTgtgattttataaattttagctTTCATCGTGTAATTTGATGACAATTTTGTGTTAAACTTTGCACgaaatgttgaaaaatgaTTGGTGCCAATCATTAATGAACAGCTGTACCAATTTGGAAAAACATGTTTACATCAAGGTTCAAGTAAATAAGATTTAGGCATTGTAGAGAACTGGGTCAAACGTCTTTAAGcatatatgaaaatatttttacgttGGTAACGGTTTTAGTACTTATTGACGATCGACACCTAGACAGatgctttttaatttttctaacataacgttttagttttaaagGTTTTCGAAATTACTCTGTTTAGTGACATACTCCAATATAGAAAAGTCTTTTTATCTATAATATGTTGATGTGTttaattacaatgtttttcaATGAATTCTTTTCAATGAGAGCGTTTTCAAAACATAGCAATTctgtaaaaacaacaaacctcGCTTGAGAAAAAGGCCATCTACAATAACGACAGTGCAATTAGGCGGAGCATTTCTTATGCTTACACGAAATATCAAATAACGGACGCTGTTTTAGGATAATGGTAAATGTTGTCTGGGGTAGTGATACTGTGGTGTTCCTtcataattaaaaacaaattgcacaatacaacAACTTAGTTTGAATGGTATGCTGCAATTGcaatacaagttttttttcataaaagtttATGTGTTGTGGATAGTGGTGAACAACTTATCTCCCGCACCCAGGTGGCACAGTGTGTAATTGTTTCATGGTATTTAACGTCGGACTGacaaaagtctttgcacgacttacaCCAGGCAATGATTTTCCCCGCTCAAGctccggttaccgagctagctcAGTTCTTGACCAATTTCCGTTAACacacttttttcattttaatttgatttttctgTGTGGTCCGAATTTACAATTATTCATCAGGCTCTCTCAGCTGAGCTGAGCATCAAATCCTTATCtctcaaaaaatcaaattggAAGCATTGGTGGTTAAAAGAGTGCTTCTGCAACCAACTACTTTTCAACAACCATTTTGCTCTTGCTTCGTTTTCTCTTGATCCTGAGATTTGAGACGCAGTAATATTATTTCGCTGTTATCAGCTATACccgataataataatttgctCATAAAAGTCTAAGATATAGTTGTACGTCGCATTGAGACTAAGTATACATTACCGAAACGTCTGCAATATGTTTGCATCTACTCTGGCTCTGATGTTTTACTTCCAATTACTCGATTTTCCCAACATTTTGCTCCTAAAAACATTTTCGCTTTTTTATTGGGTTTCCCTTTTCTATGTGTCGAGCTTTGGGTACTGCATCAGATTGGAGGATATAATTTTGAATCTAAGTTTGGCTATACCGTGTCCTGCAACGATTTTCCCTCATTTTCCCGTAAAGCAATAGATGAATTTAATACTGAATGCTTCGAAATTTGGGCTCATCAAGTATAGAACCATATTTACGAATTGATGGCTAACGACTGATATCTTATGCAACGTTCCAGATGTTACAAGCGCATAATCGTTTTGTAATTAGCGTAAACATGATATTGACAAGTCATAATACCGTAGTTTTATTGCTTATTTAAACGTCATTAACTTGTAGACTAACTTCTAATATGGTAAAACGGAACAAACAGGAGTGTCTACTGTTCACACGTCACACTTTATATGAGAATAGTAGGGGGTCTcgaagttttttttgttataaggAAACATGGCTTCGTGTAGCATCATACAAACACACGGTTATACGAAAATTAAAACCAACTTGGTTGTTTAGCATTTCAACTTTCAAGAGGATACTTTTATAATACTTGTAGTGAACGAATATCTTTCTGCATGTCTAATGTATAGCGATTAATGAAACCACGTTCTGCGTCTGCCTTCTACCAACATCGCGTTGCTATTTGCCACAATATTGCATGAAACTGCGCAAGCAATTAAACTATAGGACCGCAAAGTTTCGCAAGTTGTTGGAAAGCTCAGACTTACAGTAGATGATGTTTAGcgcataaacaaaaaaattttaattttattttacgaTATAAGTCAAACATTTACATATGCAAATGTGATGATATCTATCTCAATCTCATTATGTGTAAAGGCACAGTAACAgttttttcaatcaaattacTAAGCGTATTCGGAAACGGTTAAGAGGATTGATTAAAAGTCAATAAATCTCTTTATATCGATCAAGAAACATTCCTCAATCGACTTGTTTATAACTATCTCCCTTGTAGAATATCAGTCCTTATCATTTTGTAGCATGTATAGTGTACTATACATACTACAATTTACTACAATATTACGTAAATACCAATACTATTACTGCAATACTACGTTAAAGGCCACTCTAAATCTGTCACTTATGCATGACAAAAATTTAGCTTTTCATGAAAAATTAGTTTGATTTATACAACGGAAGTTTGTGATTTTAGGCTGTGTGGGAAGTGCTGAAGAAAAACGATTAGTCGACTTCTTATTTACGGACAAAAAGTATGATTCGATGGTGAGACCAGCAACCACCTACAAAGAAGTGATCAATGTCACCTTTACACTTACACTGCAGCAAATCGTTGACCTGGTATGTTATGAGCGTATATAGGTGATTAATGTCCAGTCAATTGTGATCAGTGCTAGTTCGGTTGTTGATCACTGGTTGTTGATTAGGATGAAAAACACCAACTTCTCACAACCAGCATGTATATGGATTGGGTAAGACGTTTCTTTTTCACTATCTTTGGGAAGATCAAACAAAAGTTATCTTTAAATATGTTGAAAAgataaagattttaatttttttgcctttttttgATGAAGCATCAAATCGCTTGTTTTTAATGGTTAGTTTTGAGCGAGTGTATTAAAATAATGgaaaaaaaatacattaattCCAAAACTTACTTGAAAATGATTAGAAATGGACAGACACATATCTACATTGGGAACCCGAAGAATACGGAGGAATAAAAGACATCAGGTTACCGGCAAAGAAGGTGTGGAAACCGGATATTTTAATATACAACAGGTAAGCATGCTTGAGGAGGCTTACAATTCCATTTAAGGGAAATAAGAAAACGGAAATAACCACAATGGTATTGTgaaactaaactaaactaaaatttcgtttttataGACTTACTAAATTATGTATTTgttatttctattttcaaaCGGTCAATTCCATTTTCCTTATTAAAATTTAGCAATTATCGTAACTTATTGAatgtatttcatttcaaaggtAACACAGCGTTAGAAAGGATCGCGCGAACacgtaaaaagaaaattatcttAATAAAATTGATTCCACAACTGGATTCACATACATGTTGCAACTATTGTTGTTCATTTAGTGCTGTAGACGATTTCGACCAACTGCTGCATACCAACGTGATTGTGTCTCACGATGGGAACGTTAGCTGGTTGCCTCCTGGACTTTTTAAGACCACTTGCGACGTTGATATCCGATATTTTCCATTTGATGAGCAAAAATGCGAAATTAAATTTGGCACATGGACCCACCATGGAGGGCTGGTAACTGCAAAAATGTTACaatttaattaaatgaataagatgttttccatttctaccgtcttttttatttgtaattacAACTGCAGTTGTAGAAAACTGGGTATAACTTAACTAAAGCTATACATACGAAATATTCAAGTTAAAGATGAGTgtgtaaaacaaacattttaggTCGACTTAATTGTTGAAACTCCTGAAGCCACCACAGACACCTACATTCCGAATGGAGCTTGGGATCTGTTATGTAAGTTAcgaaaaattatatttttcaattgttatTTTCTACGATTGTTTGGAAGCTCTGTTgacatttgttgttgtttattgaaGCCATGACGGGTTTGCGCCATTCTTATAAATACGACTGTTGTCCCGAGGAGTTTATAGATGTCACATACACAGTGCACGTACGACGTCGGACGCTCTTTTATGCTTTCCATCTAATTCTTCCTTGCTTGTTGGTTTGCTCTCTTACCATTTTGGTTTTCATGCTACCAGCCGATTCCGGTGAACGAATTACTCTCGGTATGTGCAGTGGTTAAAATCTAGATTCTAGATGGTATAACTATAATCTGTATTCCTTATGCGCAACAATTTGTTGTGTGTTTTGCTGATGTATATTGTTTGATGAATGGTATTTAAGCGAATTTGCACTAGTTTTTAACGTAAATGCAGTAAAATAGGGTTTGAAAATTTGGCGCATTTAGACGAAATAAAATATGCTGCTAAAATACGATATGCTGTTGCATATCTTGTTTGTGCAGatgaagttttaaatattgtttttacacGTTTTGCTGGCTTTTGTATACGTGAGCATGAAATTGATTTGGCCACAAATCCAATAATTGCgttgtaattgttttcaacGCCTACTTATtcaacacttttatttttgtaaagccTGTTAGTAAGGCAATAACACTAATTTCGCGGCTGTCAATTTTGGTAAGATTGTTAATGTCGCTGTTTTGAAAGTTGatgctatttttattttgattgtgGCGTTCAGGTGTAAGTACAGTATAAGCGTCGTACTGTGTCTAgctttttgcttttgtaagaCTGCAAGCAGATTTCTGACATTTTACCACACACAAAGTTGCAATCGAATTTAGAGCATCATCgctgataaaaaaaaatattgccGTTAGAAGTTATTAGATTTTCTTCTATTAAAGTCCGTGTATTATTTCCAAAAACATCGTGAAACTTGTCTATATTAACGTTTTGCTAGGAATCACTGTACTTCTGGCTTTGGTCGTTTTCTTGCAGCTTGTAGCGGAAGCACTTCCCCCAACAGATGTTATTCCTGTGCTAGGTATGCTTGGtttcacatatttttgtttaaattattacGCGTAACAtaacatttgcaaaatttcattGTAGTATCAGACTTTTAGAGAACATTCTCTCATGAATTTTTACAAAGTAATCAaaccaaatatttattttcttgtagGAAAATTCTTTGCTTGCAGTATTATTATGGTTGCATTTTCTGTTCTGCTGACAGTGATATCCCTCAGTTTTCACCATACATCCACAGAAAACACAAATCGAATGCCAAACTACGTAACATTATTTGCTTATATGTTTGCACTGGTTTCCTGCTATAAATCGTCAATTTAAAGTGAACAGTTTACAAACCAAACTGATTGTACGCAGATTCGTTGGATCTTTTTGTACGCCCTGCCCAAAGTGTTGCACATGACCCAAGAAGGAGAAAATAGTTTTCATAACAAGGCTCTTAAGAGGGCAAAAGCAAAGGAAGACGAAGAGAAACAATTTGGTTACACCCAAAATGAAGAGGGCATGCAATTGGTTGTAAGTAAAGTTTGGtcgttttaaaaatacttgCCATTTACCTGCAGCAAATATAAGGCAgtaatgataattaataacaGCCGCCCATCATTCTTTGTTAGTTATAGTTGATGGTAAATTTGTCTTGCGGTTGATTTTAAATCCCATAGTACCCTAAGATCATATTCATTGAttaggaagttttttggattTTGTACCAACGTTTATTCAAACGTGTAAGCAAGAAATTATACCGATTACAGCTGGTTGtgcaaaaaaatgattttctttaaaagtTGTGCAAGCAATGAAACGAATTGAGAacctttaatttaaaattacgtTCTATATCAAATTGTAACCTTGAATCCATCTTATCAAACGTCCGAAGTTGGGTCAAATGCATACAATAAGCTATTATAGAAGTACGGGAGTTTATAAATTAGTAGACCTTGTTAGCTGCAGGTATACCTTGGATGTGATTTAGGTAACCTGGTATAATATCTTTGATTTCGAAGGTTAGCGACAAACTGGGAAAATGGCAAGAGTCAAATCCAAGCGAGGATCAAGGAATGACTGAGTTAAAGATAGCAAATGAGTTAATATTTTGAGATTTCATTTTACTAAATTATACTTTTGTAATGATAAAAGTTAGAAGAGCCGAAATCACAATGCTTGTTTGATTCTATTTCTTAATTTTAGCTGAGAACGATAGTAATCATTGTTATGTTGCAATGTATAGAGAAATGAAATCTATCTTGAAGGAGGTGCGCTTCATTACTGAAAGGTTACATAATGAGGACGAGGATGAACAGAGCGCGGCAGAATGGAAATTTGCAGCGGTTGTTCTTGATAAGTACGTAGATTTTAtccatttattattattatttgtgcTTTTTTATTTCCATTATTCATTTTGAGTAAGCGATACTTTGaagcaaataacaaacatgtaGCTGCTAACAGCAGGAAAAATTTCTGTGTTATTTTAATTCTctttttgcgttttttgttGCCAAAGCGAATGTACTCGACATCTTTATTTCAAACAGATTCTGCATTTGGGTGTTCTCCATTTACTTCGTCTTTTCGACTTTATTCACCATTGGAATTGCACCAGGGGTGCTGTCTCCCATGCAAAGTGACTAGATACAGcgtttgctttgaaaaatgGATTACTTATCTGTTACAAACCGACTATCTTACCATTAGCTTGATATATAGCGATGTAGTTTAACCAGGAAAACGTTTGAAGAAATTAATTCAATTTATTGCCAAGCCCTTTTAGGCCTATagcaaattttataaatttgccGTGAATAGTATGATCTAGCTTTTGTACTCAGCCTATAAGTGCTTTACGTTTGACTGTCTaagatttttttacaaattgcaTTTATCCTCAATAGCGACTAGCATGTGACAGGTTTGTCAACCATTTATTAATaaagtttgtaatttttgggTCAGTAGTGTTTCCATCTGCTGAGACTTGTTGTCAAGAGTCATATCAAATAGTCAATACGGTTAACTTTTGACCTGGAAAACCTGCTCAAGTaaactcaaaatattttgtttacataAGTTGACATGCCCTTCACAATGCCTGGGTTTTCgcatatactgtacagtataatgttgACTATTACTGTAGTTTGGTGTGTTGTAGCGATATTTACATCTGTACCTTTTGTGCCTTACTAATGATGAAAATGGTGTGCGgtgtttttcaaaagtttcaatAAAAGTTAATGATGAACTTTGTTTACTAATTATATCATTCACGGCAAATGCACTGTATCTTGTGCCTGCCTAAAAGTTATTCCCAAGCCAAACTGTTAGTCTCTCATTTAAAGAGAATTCAGTCAATTCTTAGTTTGCCTTTCCTTCACGACAAAATCAACTTGCgggaatatttttatttgctttttaagGCATAGATTTTTAGAGCAGATTTACCCACGCTGATATATTAAAGAGTATAAGATGAGAAACTTTACTTTAAAGTCGCGAATGCGTTTGTGTAAGGTATAGCAGCAAATACACTGTGTTTTGCGAAATACGAGGGTACAATGagtattttatttgaattggAAACACACATTGAATTCACTCTTATTATTCTGCGAACTTCCACATGTTTGCGGCAGTACATTCCTTTGGTTCATTGCAAGCTTATTTGCCACCATGTCATTATAACTACAAATTTTACATTATGTGTAActgaaaacgttttcaaagTGGGTTTCTATTATCCAAATGCTTTGTTATCAATTCTTTTTAACGGGAATTGCTACTTCGTAAAACGAAGTGGTTGTTTCGATGCTATTTGGAATATTAGGGCGTGTATTGACCAACTTTGCTAGGTCGTGACCATCATTGTCACTCATCATTCGCAATTCGGTCCTTACCGTATGGCTAAATCGTGGAGGAAATGGTGATGGTGTTGGATGACTCTACAAACACAAGATATAGGACATATAAAGCTATTTAAGGTTGAAAAAGTGTATAACGTTCATTTGGTCTATCTGTCTGCTTACCTTACTCTTTAGAATACAGGTACAACCAAGATATATACCAAAAAGCTCATAAATACTTTTGCGGCATATAACAAATGCATTTTACGGGGTGAAGGGATTTATGATGCATGCACATATAGTTTGTaacaaaaaagcattttaattACTTTGTATAAATAGGAATCGACTAAATTATCATCATTGTTAAGCTGTTCATCAAGAAACCTGGCACCAGTGAATTCCTCCCAATTACGGTCGATATCTTGAATGTTTGCTCCATCTTTTGCTACAGTACAATATAATCGTTCAGTCCAGTGGTTCCGAACATGCGTTGGTAGAGTCAGTTACTAGAACTCGGGAGAAGCCTTCACAAAAAGTCAGGGCACTATGTATAAGGTTTTTCAACTTTATCTGTTTTGTTGAAGTACACTTTCTGCAACACAGGTTTTCGCAGGTTCGCATTTACTCAATGCACGTGGGATAAATATGTGTTTACTGtcttttcattaaatttaacCAAGTACATTACTAGGATAGTCAACAAAGAACGGCATCTTATGACGCTGGAATTTAAACAAGCATTCATCAGCGACTCACCACAGTTTGTTGCAGTTCTGCTGCAGAGTATGCATCTCCATAATTACTGCTATGTGATATTAGTAagacaaagaaatttttattgctaaatTGAGAAGGAATTGGAAAACCAAgaattaatttcaataaaatttacttGTCAAGCAATTATGACTAAATACGTGTCGCAAAAAAAGTGAATTTGGCTTTAGAAAACACTGattttttctgctttcttATTCTAAGCACCGCAAGTCATTTCTCACCTTGAACGGCCGTTATTAAAAACCGAGTCTTGCTTGACCTTTCGTTGTCTTCAGCGAGCAGTTCTCTGCCAGAGTAAGTTGCAATTTCTCGGAAACAGCCTAAACCCAACCCACAAGTATGGGTAAAAAAGGCAAAATACTTTGCCTTGGACGTTTATAACTTAACCCTATCCATACCGGGCTCGTGACTTTGCCATTttcactaggtgtggccgacaccgcacacacattttcaatcgttaattactcgaaaactatacgtcgtaaactgatcggattttgacaggtttgtagcaaaaacatctggtttcctgtatacatcataattgtaaagtaaaagaaagtgaatttagtgtaaattaagtatttccacaagtgatacatttctggaaatttttcttgttacgccgcgcccccgctgtgcggaaaaccagctgaccgcgagaagagaacgcaagagaatagttagtcgagttatcgatgcgtaaatgagtaaacgaaaacgattcGCTtaaatgcggagagagagaaaatttatgaaaatatctcaaaaattacaaactccaactttataaaacaaacatggacagatggctgaacattttttaggaaaagtcaccaaatttcaagtttctacagcaaacaatgtaACTGTAAGCCAAGTTTttctgtgactgtgtgcaggagaagccacacctagtgaaaatagggttaacagTTACATATTATAAAATGTAGGCTATCGTTCCTGACCTGGGTTAGCAGGAAGATTGTAGCTCATTATCGACTGCATATATTTTATCCACTGGTGATCTTTTTTTCCAAACATAGGAAGGTTTACTGTGTCAGCAACCATAAAGTTCACCCATGGAAACCTAAGAAACATTTCCTATGTCATAACAAAGTTGTATACAGTAAACATTAAGTGAATGTTTCTTAACTAACATTGCTTTAGGGTCAGTAGAATGATGCAAGTATGTGGCGATAAAGCCATTCAATGTTTTAACGTATTCGCTTCCAGTCGTCCAAACAGATTGCAGCGTTGCTGTGTCGTCATATGGCTCGAAATAATTGAACAAGTAATACCGATTTGCCAGTGGGGCTGCTGTAGAGGCTTTACGAATCGCTATTGCCTGCAGTGATAACAAGACTTCAGTAAAATAAACTGTAAGccatatttttgtaaatatttaatgtgCGGATTGTTAGCACTTACCTTAGCACTGGCAGCAAACGGAACGCGGTACAGTATTTGGCGAAGCATGACACGTTTGCTGTGTTGTGTGTATTACGCAAAACTTCCTGTAAATGCAATGTGTTTAACGTTGGTAAGTGGAAGCTCAGTAAATCGttcaaaatcaaaatgttAGAAAATAACGCTACTGACGACTAACATTACAATGCTTGAGCCATGCTGCATATTATTCTAAGTCTAATTTGTTAATCTTATATGTTTTTATACGTtcttaaaataagaaatacaatacaggtaaCGTCCTGGGCTGGGAAAATTTGTCTGACTTATAGACGCTTGCGGCTAAGAGCTCTTAGTGACTAAAGCTTTTTTAGCCATTAGCCGAAAATGTACATGTAGGGGAGAATTTGGAGTAAAATGTTTGGTAATTTATTTACTCACGGAAATTTGCTGCTCTGctaatcattttaatgcttCAATACTTAGTTtctctaataaactttgtgGTTTAGCATGACCAGTGGTTAAGTTGCTAGTACTCCTTTTCCTCACATTTCTTTATAATAAATAGCAGTTTTGCCTGCGATTAACAACGTGACGTGGCAGTTAGCAACTAACAGCTAGTGGTGGCATTACCACGTCCTTAA includes the following:
- the LOC143464583 gene encoding neuronal acetylcholine receptor subunit alpha-7-like, translated to MHESTWTRYLALSYLTISCLFISSCVGSAEEKRLVDFLFTDKKYDSMVRPATTYKEVINVTFTLTLQQIVDLDEKHQLLTTSMYMDWKWTDTYLHWEPEEYGGIKDIRLPAKKVWKPDILIYNSAVDDFDQLLHTNVIVSHDGNVSWLPPGLFKTTCDVDIRYFPFDEQKCEIKFGTWTHHGGLVDLIVETPEATTDTYIPNGAWDLLSMTGLRHSYKYDCCPEEFIDVTYTVHVRRRTLFYAFHLILPCLLVCSLTILVFMLPADSGERITLGITVLLALVVFLQLVAEALPPTDVIPVLGKFFACSIIMVAFSVLLTVISLSFHHTSTENTNRMPNYIRWIFLYALPKVLHMTQEGENSFHNKALKRAKAKEDEEKQFGYTQNEEGMQLVVSDKLGKWQESNPSEDQGMTELKIANEEMKSILKEVRFITERLHNEDEDEQSAAEWKFAAVVLDKFCIWVFSIYFVFSTLFTIGIAPGVLSPMQSD
- the LOC143469083 gene encoding uncharacterized protein LOC143469083, which codes for MLRQILYRVPFAASAKAIAIRKASTAAPLANRYYLFNYFEPYDDTATLQSVWTTGSEYVKTLNGFIATYLHHSTDPKAMFPWVNFMVADTVNLPMFGKKDHQWIKYMQSIMSYNLPANPGCFREIATYSGRELLAEDNERSSKTRFLITAVQAKDGANIQDIDRNWEEFTGARFLDEQLNNDDNLVDSYLYKSHPTPSPFPPRFSHTVRTELRMMSDNDGHDLAKLVNTRPNIPNSIETTTSFYEVAIPVKKN